In Brachypodium distachyon strain Bd21 chromosome 5, Brachypodium_distachyon_v3.0, whole genome shotgun sequence, the genomic window aaataaaaatgtaaagtGCATCAATATAAATGAGACAAATGATATCAAACATTGCAGGCTCTTTACTTCCAGAATTCTTACATTTACATAAAAAAATCTGTTAATTACATCTCCGAAGAGAAACCCCCTGATTAAGAAATTCCAACATCTCTAAAGGATTACAACATGTGCCTATGACtattacaaaagataaaaataaaatgaagtcCTCGCTTGTCGATGACGGATGCCTGCTCGGGGAACTTGAAGTTTATTCATGTGATTGTATTTAGAACTTTGGAGCATATATTCGCATTATGGAGCAAATTTCTGGATTTGATTTGCACTAGTATGATATCAAGTGCGGATATATAGTTTTGGCTATGCGTGGAGCTCACGATGTTGACTCCATATTTATATATTGGACATGCATATTAATTTGACATAGCTTAGTGGCACATGTATGACTATGATGCCTATAAGCATCATAATCAAAATGATGTTTTATGAgttatattttcatcattaTGTTTGGTATCTTGTAATATATTTTGCTAATATGCTtgattcattttattttattttggaaaatCCACTTGTAGAACGTAACTTATAATTTAGCATCAGCCTCATATCATGGAATTCCGATGGGAACCCATGCGCAGGGCCTCGTTTATCATTTTAGCATTTTTACGGCTCAAACTATgtgaataaaatatttaaatgcACTATATGATTGTTGGTGCAAGCGACACATGCTATGCTCCTAATCGCCGTTCATTTTTTCCTTGTCATACGTGCACCCATATGAAAGATGCATACAATTTATTTTGGACGAGATGCAaatgcagatttgaagccGAAGATAATTTGACTATCCTTGACCATAAAAAAACATGACTTGTTATTTTGGCGAAATAAACTCATATCATGGAAATCTTATTGAGAACCCATGCGCAGAGCGTCAAGTTATAATTTTGGGATTTTCATGGCTCATATCATGGAATTCGCGAAGAACCCATGAACGGAGCTTCGATTTATGATTTCAAGATTTTTAACGGCTCATATCATGGAATTCGCGAAGAACCCATGCACAGAGCGTATATTAAGATTTTTGTTATTAACATATCAATTTTAGGTGTTTCCCCGAACATTGTCCTTGTCCTGAACCGCGAAGGCCAAAACAAAGGTATGCGAATATATGATCCTTGTCCTGAACCGCGAAGGTCAAAACGAAGGTATGCAAAATATATGAGTCTTCTCTTGAACCGCGAAGGCCAAAACGAGAGTATGCAAATATGTGATCCTTGTTTGGAACCGCGAAGGCCCAAACGAAGGTGTGCAAAATATATAACATGCGACTATACAAATTTCCTTGATGCGAACCAAAAGACCGAACCTAAGGGCATGGTATCATGAAGAGACactgaaaatatatattcctTGATTCGAACCAAAAGGCCGAAACGAAGGACATGACATGGGAAAGATGAGGATGCTCCTTGATTTGAACCAAAAGGCCGAGCCTAAGGGTAGAGGGATGGCATGATTTTCTGCCTTCTCACCTCCTTGAAGCACCGAGTTCCTCCTTGATTTCCCTCTTCTGCTCTCTCACGGATGTTCCTGCTTGTGTGAACCTACCgagagaagcagcagcagtatgTGTGTATGTGTTGAGGCCCTATGGTTAGGAGAATCAGGGGAAGGTTTGCGTACGAGAGTCTGCAGCAGCGTTTGGCGTTGAATGAGGTGAGTAGCCAGCAGCAGGTCTTCTCCTCTGTATTTATAGGCATGGGAGGTTGAGTTTTGAGCCGGCAGGTAGTGTTGATCGCTGGTCTTTTTATAGGCAGCCAGGAGATAACTTGCAGGGAGATGAAGAAGCATCCACGTTCTGCGATTTTCTGGAGGTCGTGAGCTTCATGCGGTAGAAGTTACAACAACCTCTTttctttgatttttctttcccttgtTTACTTAGCTAGACGTGTGCACTAATCAATCTCACGGCATCGCGTGGAGATCGATCGTGGACGTGCTCGCCCAGGTTGCGGCCTGGAATAGCCAACTTGACCGGCCTACTGCATGGTGTTTGACATTAGTGCTGCCATGTGGGCCATGGTCACCTTTGAGCCAGACTTAATCCTTTTATTCGGTGTTTTCTTTATCTCATCGTGCATACGTGGGCCAATATATTTTCAAGGAGAAACGATAGCATGCTTTTCGCTGATACGTGGGCGTTTGGATCTTCGAGCGTGGATTTGGTCCAATGCACACCCTCGGCACCGATCCTTCTCTTAATTATTTTCCTCTGTTTCTTTTATCTGTAGCCAGATACGTACGTTAGCTTGCACGCATGGCTGGAGGGCTAGCCTGATTGCTAATTGATTCAATTATGCTAGCACATATTGTAGCATGCACGTCCAAGGTTTATCTTGCTACTATATACACGTGACATGGATTGTTTTATTAATCACAGTTTaacatatatttttatgtCTAACCCAAAATATTGTATTTCATATAATCACCATATTATCTCAATTATGACACAATAATATGATCTTGTGTGATTGTCGGGGTGACGTCCATCTTTATTATTTCCATAGTCTAATACTTCAGAAATATTCACGCCTTCCTTGACTACGTGATTTAAGTCATCATCAGGACCCGGCGCCACTAGCGGCACATGTTTTAATATTATCTTATTTAATTGGCCAATAAATATACTTATTTTGCCGATATTTTGCATCGGACAGGGTTTAGCTGTTATAAAATACTCTTTCATATAATTATCATATTATTTTAGGTGCGATCGGTGTCAACAAAGATGAATGCACTAAAGGGAAAAcaaaccgaaccaaaaaatagaaaaactaCTTGATAAGAGAAAATAACCAGACAACTAAATAACCATGAAAAATCTAAGTTGAGTATTCATCATGAGCATTAACAACTAAAATAACTAGTATGGAAAGTGAGGTAGGGGCGGGGGTTGGAGGGTGGGGACGGTGGCATGGCCTACTAACCCTTATGTAGATTTCGGCACACGTCGATTCAAACAAAAAGCTTTTATCAACTCAATCTAGCCAACCCAAAATCTCTGACAATCTATAAAGATTGTACACACAACAAAAGTCAAATCAACCAAcatacaagaaaaataaatcatgaATCTAGTGTATGTGAAGACCGGGGAAGAAAACATAACCACCTGTTGATGCTTCAACCGCGAGACAACTGCATACACGAAGTAGATCCAAACCCCAGTGACAAGGGTAGAGCAGACGAGGATCCAAAAGAGCCGCACGCTGGGGTCGCACTCTCCCGTCTCGCCCCGATATCAGGATCTCAGGCCGCTTTGTCAATCTTGCCCTACCACGAAGAGGGAACAACTCCACCGTAGAATGGCCTCGATGAAATCCAACAACGGGAAGCTTGAGCAAGGGGAGGGTTTCGGGTGTATTGTACCGCTCACCTCTCCTGCAAAAATCCACTGCACATGCGATTCACCGCCTAAGGGATCTGGGGCAGGCGTAGCCGAATCTGCCGACGAGACGAGTTTCAGGGAGATCTAGGAAGGGAAAAGGACAGCTACGACGAAatacaaaataatttgaaGAGCCGGGGAAAAGTGGCTCGGAAAATTTCTATTAAAATACGCGTATCCTTAATAGAAACTGCTATCAcaagaggaaggaggaagtAGCCACGACAGGCtctctgaaaagaaaaaatgaaagaaatcaACCGGCGACGCGCTCTCGGATGGAAAACAAAAAGCTTATTTTTGCGTGCGGCCTGTGTGGtattggaaaagaaaatcctatATGCTGCCATCTGTTGCGTCAGCCTAGGAAAAATAGTTGGCGATTAGTTCAAAGTGATTAAATTGGAATTTGGCCGTGGATCGGACGTTGCACAACCGTCTCCAGCGCCAGAATAGTAAGACCAGGTCGTATAGAACTTCTTTTCCGTGTGGGATCTGCCGGTGCCAACCGCAGGTCGTGTGCAACCCAATTCATGCCGGATATTCCCCATTCGGGCGGGACGCCGCCATCGCCCGTCCACCTGAAATAtggccgcctcctcttcctccacatGCCTCACGCGGATACACTTCCCCCTCTGCGCGCATCTCGTGGCGCTCTTTGCGGCTCTCGTCTCGGACCTCGTCGCGATCTGTGTTCGCCCGCCGCTGGTCGGCCGTTCGCCGTTCGCCGGCATTTCGCGCTGCACGGCTGCCGCAAACGCCGTCCCCTCGCTGCGCTCCGCCATGCTCTGCGAAGGCCACGCTGACAGCATCAATTGATAAGTTTCCTTTTACCTTTACAAAATTCATTTGAATCGAAATCTCTGGTCCAAGCTGTTGGCCGGCCGGTTTATGCTGGAGATGTCGccatcttcctttcttttagTGTTTATGATCGCAGTGAAAGCTCCACCAGTTCATCACGAATAAATGCCTTAAAAATTAGATCTTCGCGAAGAAATGACAAAAAACGAATACTTTGGTTTGGAGCATAGCAGCAAGTCAGCAACCGTGTATTCTTACTAAATTAAGTAGTTAGCTAGTCGTCTGTATCAACCAAATTAAGTAGTTAGCTAGTCTTGAAAAAATCAAGCAAGGAATGTAGAACTAAGACGACTTTTCTTCAGTGTGGGAGAAGACGACTTTTATGTGCTTAGTACTTGGGCAGCTATCCTGCACTCACATCCAACTTGTAAGGAGGAAGTGGAAGAGGAAATTTTCACCTAGTGGTGGTGATGGCGtcgagcagctgcagcgaGGAACGTCCTAGCTCGTGCGTAGAGGCAAATGCCGTGACAGTGTCAGTAGATGCCAAACTGATGGTGGCCACAGGCCGTGGTGATTGTCAGCAACTGAAGGATATGCTGAGCAAGGAAGATTCTACTGCAATAGTGGTCGTGATTGCTTCAAGCATCCAGCCTTCCATAGCAAAGCCACTCCAGCCGATCATTAACCCCCTGCTACTATCATCATCTTGCTCTGGTTCTTGGCAGGACTTAGAATTTCTTCTCAATGGAGGAAATGGTCAATCACAATCATCCCTGAAGCCCAGTCAAGAATTTCTTGACCTGTTCATGGCATACAGCTTCAGAAACAAAGGCACATCAGCGCAGCAAGCTTCTGATGATGTTGAAGCATTTCTTAACCTGCCTCCAATTTCTGCAGTGTCACTCCTTGAGGGGGTCACCGTTGAAGGGGGCACTGCACTCCATGTGGTGGCCACCCTATGGCGACACTGATAGCTTCTTGAAGAGTGCTGACATCATCCATTGTAAGTCAAAACATCTCCTGTTTGTGCAAAATAAGAAAGGCGATACGCCCCTACACTGTGCTGCACATGCTGGAATGTCCAGGATGGTCTGTCATCTCATTAGTCTGGCCAGAAACGAGGATACAGGTGTCAACAGAGTGAAGGAACTGCTGGAAATGGAAAACAAGCTCAAGGAGACAGCATTGCATCAGGCAGTTCGCATCGGGAATAATGATATAGTCAAGCTACTAATGGAGGAAAACTCAGAGTTGGCCAGTTTTCCGAAAGATGGCACTTCACCTCTGTACCTAGCCATCTTGCTTGAAGAGGAGATCATTGTTGAGACTCTTTATAAATTGAGTAACATGAAGCTTTCGTACTCTGGGCCAAATGGACAGAATGCATTGCATGCTGCGGTTCTCCGAGGCACAGGTATCCTTTCATCTGTCAATTCCATCTTATAAATCTTGATTAACATAATATTGTCTGCACATATTTGTATGTTTTTCAGCTTGTTTTTGCCTCTTATATCTCCTAATTGGACCTTCATATGTGTAATTTTCTCAGACAaatatgcatttgtttttgctttcAGCCAACCCATCTTGTATTGGTGTGTTAGAGAAAGTGTGATATATAATCTCCTGAGATAAAAAGTACTCCTCAAAGTGGGTGTTTACCTATTATAAATACCATTGTATGGAAAAAACATTCACTAGTTCATTACACTGAGTCATCTTTTTATAGTGAAATTCTATGGAGTACAACAAATCACTCTTTCTTCATGATAAACAACCAAGTTTTCCTGCTAATTAAGGCGATGGTAAATTTCAAGAATCATGACATGGGTCCCAAACATCATTGTAGATAATATAAAATAGCTGTTGATCAAATCCTTACTGGAGTAAGGATTTGATGTTCTTGTATGCTTTGCTAGTTGGAAGTATCAGAGATTAATCTGTTATTGTCAGCAATTGCAGAACAATGCAGGTTTTAGCGACCCAAGTgtacagaagaagaaaaaaaaaactagatcAACAGCTACTAGCCctgttcctttttttaattgaGGAGAAACTGCCACGATGCACCACAACATTCAGAGCACTGGGCAGTCTGGGCTCACAACCGGGTGGAGTAGAAATGACACTGGTGCAGTAGAAGTTTCTCTGCTTGGATGAAACATAGTTCCACTTCCAATACGATGTCTAACTTTCTCCCTTTCAAGTAATACAGACCGTCCATTGTCCATTATTAGCCTTCTAGTGGTAGCAATGTAAGTGGCTCAGTTAAGGCCATTTCATCAATTTCCTTGTGCAGTAGCAAGGCTATATTCTGTAGCTGTTGACGGAGGTACCACCAGTATACTCTTTGTACATGCCTACTCATGCATGAATTCTTACTTGCCTGTGCTTACAGCCTTACACACATtgatgcacttttttttttcgaaaaggggaagcgatccctggcctctgcatcaattgatgcacacaCACATTGATGCACTTGTTCAATCCTTTCTCCTCCAAATCTTTTTGTTTGCGAACCATGCAGAAGACCTCTCCTGCGAATCCATCTGACAACTAAGACATGTAATTGAATAGTTTGCTGGAAAAGCATTGTCAATTCACTCTTTGGCGCTCTCATGCCATGGATCTTGATCACAATTTGTGAAGATTATGATTACAGTTAGAAAAAAGGAAGGAGAAAGCATGATTCATCTCAAAGCTTTGGCTGTACTGGCCTGATTCCTGCTCTCTGCTTTACACAAATTTAACATTCTAATTCTCTACATCACGTAAAATATCACACAAAGATCATACATAACAGGAATTACTATTTAAGAACTGTATTTGGCGTTAGTGTATCACTAGTTTCTGCATGGATAATTCGTAGTGTACTAGGATGCAACACTCTCCTGTGGAAAAGACACTTGCACACTTCTAAAAACCATGTAAAGTTCATATATGTGCAGTGCAAAGTATGTGTACTAGCAAAAAGGTGCCAAATACATCCATTTGTGGCTTgacataaaaggaaaaattgaAGATATTTGTAAGTAATATATTTGGTAATGCATTGGAACAAGtttatattcaaatttgatactTGAGTATATAGTTTAAGCTGTCATGTATTGCTGTTAAGATTCTAGGTATACACAATGGACTTTTCTTCTGAAAGTTTTTTGAGacaattttaattttcttgttccgCTTGTCCACTCGAGTTGAATGGTTCCTTTCCATAGTTGTTTTATTGGCACCTATATTAATTTAACAGAAAGTCCCTTTCGCAGAGCTTACAAAAATGCTCTTGGAATGGAACAATGATCTTACCACACAAAGGGATGAAAACGGGAGAACACCTCTCCATTTTGCGGCAGCTCTGGTACGACAAAGTAAGCGAGGAAGCATATGTTGGCAAGTGTTGGAAGCTAACCCAGCTGCACTGTATCAATCAGACAACGACGGATTATTTCCAATACACGTCGCTGCCTCTGTCGGTGAAAGAGGGACAATCACTATGTTTCTTAACAAGTCTCCTAGCAGCGCGGGTTTGCACGACACTAAGGGTAGGACATTCCTTCATGTAGCTgctgagaaaaagaaagttgGAATAGTCAGTTATGGTTGCAGAAATCAATCGCTCTCATGGATTCTTAACATGCAAGACAATGATGGGAACACTGCACTACACCTAGCTATCCAGGCAGGGAGCCTTCTAATGTTTTGTGCTCTGGTAGGGAATCGGCAAATACACTTAAATTTAACAAATAAGAAAGGGCAAACTCCTCTAGATATATCACGATGTGAAATCCCTCCAGGACTGTTTGATGATAAGGTAATCTAGTCCAGTATTTAATTTTCATAACCACTATGTTTGATGTGAAAGAAAACAGTAGTAGATATCAACTTAGCTCAGCAagtcttatttttattttgttttcccaGAACAGTGAAACAAAGATACACTTTGCTCTCAAAGTTGCTAATGCTAGAAGTGGTGCTTGTGGCTGCGATAACTTTGAAGAACCCTACAGTCACCGATTAAAACATAATGCGAGAGAAGAATCAGAAAAGGCCAGAGAATCAACACAAACTCTCTGTATTGGTGTGGTTCTAATAGCAACAGTGACGTTTGGTGCTATTTTCGCCCTACCTGGAGGTTATAGAGCTGATGAACACACTGATGGAGGCACACCAACACTTGCTGGGAGGTACTCTTTTGATGCATTCATAATAGCCAGCACATTTGCCTTCATGTTCTCCTCAGTAGCTACCTTAAGTCTCATGTATTCTGGATACTCTATTTTAAATCCACAGAGTCGCAGAATATACTTAGTCGTAGCACTGTATTTTGGGTCAACTTCGGTCACATGTTTCACTGCAGCCTTTGCACTGGGTATGTACATGGTGCTAGCTCCAATTGCTTATAAGACTGCCATTGCCATCTGTGTCACGAGTCCTCTTGTTGTCCTATGCAACAAATTGGAATTTTGGCTAAAATGGTCTCTTCTGGCACGCCCATTATGTACGAGAATTGGGATCATTCGCACATTGGTAATTGTAGCACAGAGAATCCTATTCAACCTTTTCATGGAGTTTTGGCCCTTCATATTCATCTTTGTTTGGGCTGCATATACAAGAAACCAACTTTAGAAATGGGATCAATGATACAGCAACCGCACCGTTGAATTGAAGATGCCTTAAACATGGCACATTCTGAGTGAGACCTGCTGACCCAGCCTGCATGGAATTTAAAATTTACTATCATCTTTAGTCTCCTGTTCATCATCAGGAATTTattatctttttatttttcacttTTGACATACACGTCAGGAATTTATGTGTCATGATGTACCTTTTTGTTCAGGAGCTTGTGCTCTTGATCATGTAAACACTTATCGCTGCTGCTATCTACTACTTCGATTAATTATACAGCTGACTGTTGTTTTCCATGTGTAGCTTCTAtttttgcatatatattttctttacCTAGCTAAACGGTTGGTATTTTAtattaatgaaaaaaaatatgactcATTTTATAACTGTAAGGTACTTTGTGTTGTGCCACCTTAATGACTATTTGTGGTTCTGAGTACCGATGAAAGTTTTATTCAAAGGTCTGTCAATCCACTTGTGTGGACGACAGGTTTTGTACACAGTCCTGCCAGCGCTAAAACTTCGGCTAAATATATTAACAAGTCAAAATTTGTTGCCGAATCCATTAAAGAAAAACCGGACCTCttgctgttaaaaaaaaagaaaaaccggaCCTCGGTAGGCGCGAACATGGAAGTTTGAGTCAGGGCAGAGTTTTTTGGTGAATATCCTTGCAATTAGTTGCCCATGcacatgttcttttttttttctctttcttcagtATACAACAAATGTGAAACGATTCATGGATGCAATATGCTATTTAATTTGCGCCTGTGAAATCTCATTAAAAATGACTATTGGCGAGACAAAAAATGATATAAATGAAGTCCTCGAGTTATATAGCCATACTCTATCTTTTGCAGAAGATCACAAGATTTCACGTTTTACTCTATCTAAACCCTATTACTCTATCTAACTACCCTTGTGTAACTACTATCCTACCCCTTAATTCTACACCCTATTACTCTATCTAACTCTGGAGGGCCAGTTCTAGGCTGACAAAATCAAGCTAGCCATATATTTGCCATGTCTAGGCTGACAAAATCACGACTTTGCTCCATGGAGCAGAGCGGCAGGGCCTGTTCGTTGTTGTGTCCCCTTGAATTTTGCTACCTCCTACCGATTTATATTCAGTCCATAGTCTGCTCCGCTTGAAAGaatgcatggatgcatgaCTTGAGGACTGTGGGCCATGTCCTGAATTATCATCTAATCAtaatcatgtactccctccgtttcataattcttgtctcaaatttgtcaaaaaataaatgtatctatttctaaaagaTGTCTAGataatgtaatatttcgacaagaattatgaaatggaaaGAGTACCAAAACAATCCGCATTATAATTTGTGTTGCTCAACAGCAGCCCTTTGGACGGGAGACCCTGACTTGACCAAGAGCAACCACGGAGGGACCTCAGAACACTAAAACTCCAACACTACTTGTCAAAATCATTGCACACGCAAACTCAGAAGACTGACGGGTGATCGGTGACGAGAAAACCAAGCCGGGATTCTCACCACATTGTCAAAGCCGCACAACTCGCAACGCCGAAAACGGCAAAGCCAACTTCGATAGCTCCCCTAGTCGGTTTCGGCTCCAAGAACGATGTCTTTATAGAGGGAAAACGCGGAGCGCCCCCATCATTCTGTCCACGAAGCTGGAGCAAAGGTTCCGAGAGCACGAACCTGACCCGAAAGTAGGATTACAACACCACATCAACAATACTTTCACATGATCTTGAATCAACAATACTTTCACATGagagaataaaataaataaatgtaatGACCAACAATCTTGTGTTTAAATATAgggtaaatttcacaaaatcacacttcttggggctagggtttcaacGGGTCACAGTTATGAttaatagtctcacaaaaccacattttttctGGCAGATCTTCTCACAGAACCCAAATCAAGTAATTAAGAGCatttgatggtgtttctgacaagtgggacccacatgtcggaTGCCAGGATCGAATCGGGATTTCCCGGGTAGACAGAGGAGATTAACGGGGTGTCGGGCAAAAGCTGACGTGAACAAAAAAACGGTTCGACCCGTCCGACCTGGCATCCGATATGTGGGTCTCACTTGTCAGAAACATCGTCAAATGCTTTTAAGTAGCTGATTTGGGTTCTGTGAGAAGGTCTGCCcgaaaaagtgtggttttatGAGACTATTAGTCGTAACTGTGGCCCGTTGAAACCCTGGCCGCAAgaactgtggttttgtgaaatttactcttaaaTATATTCCTCCACTCATATTAgtatatatatgaaaattAATATATATAGTATGAGAAACACACCTAAATTATCTACATAGTTACACCTGCAAGGGTAGTAGAGCTGGTTGGTGAAATGTCAGTACTATTCATGAGGAGTACCCTTTTATAAGTCGAAGGAAGAACGGTGCTTCATGATTTCAAATAGTTCAACTCTTTGAGACATGAGGGGCAAAACAAAGGGATTGAAGAAAATCAGTATACACGCCTTTTCCTTTGCAACGATAAGCTTAACTAGTTTATTTTGCCACGTAAGAAAAGACTCAAATCATGTTTGAGTTGTTCGCATAGGATCGTCCTCAGATCAGGATTCATCAAAAACCAAAGTAGTGCATAAGGATTTTTGCAGTCTCAGAACAACAGAACCGAATCAAAGGTCTGAATATTCAACCTCCTAAGACCTAGCCGGAAATTACCAGCGAATTAGTATCCGACAGCATTGGGAGATCTTCAATTGTAGTacattatttttctataaGGTCCTAAGATCCGTCTAAGTATTATCGAATTCTACTCAAGAACATGGCAAGATTATGGTGTGGTAGCTGTTCCGCCCAACCTCCCTCACAGCTATCCAGTTCGTTCGTCCATTCGTCCAAAGCCGAGATACAGAATACTGAAACCCTAGCTAAATAGAATAGAGTAACAAGGCCCTACTGGACCCAATCTTGGCTAGCAAGCCATGCAGGTAACCTAGTCTTCCTCTTGGGCCGGACCGACGGCCCACTTGTCCCCTTGGCTTGAGTGTCTTGCTCGTCAGTGTGAAGTGGTGTGCTGACATCCCCCCTCCTTGAGTCACAGCTTGTCCCCAAGCTGGAGCAAATGGAAAACATTGATGGAGATCCAACAAATCTTCCCATGTGGCCATCTCGGGAGAAGAATTGCTCCACTGAACAAGCACCTGTGGAATAGAAATCGATCCCCGCCCGCGCACACGGCGGCGCAACACATGAATAGGGTACTGTAATGAAGCATCGGGTAATGGCAATTCAGATGTTACCTGGGCAGCCGGACCAAGAGCAGCCTTCAGTTGGGAAACATGGAAGACGGGATGGATACGACTCCTAGCCGGCAAAGCAAGACGTAGGCCACTAGTCCAACACGAGCCATAATGGAAACAATTAATCTATCGGGAGAACGTTCCGTACTTGGCTTAACGCCGAACGGCTCTTGCCTGTCGCTGTCTCTATACAATTTCCCGATCCACGCATCGGACCACTTGCCCCTCTTCTCATCCACCTCCCTCCCACACCGAGCTCTGTCTCCATCTTGCTCTCTCATCTCCCGTCGGACCGAAGAACGACCTCCTCCCTTAGCCGCCCCTCTCGGATTTTTCCACTCCGTAGATTCCAGGCCCTTGATTCGGCACTAGGCCCGGCGGAGCCTTCTAATCTGCGGTCACGCGTGCAGAAATCGAGGGCGGAGTCTGCATCTGCAGGGGGGGGATGTAGTGCGGCTCGCCGACGCCAGGGCGGATTGAGGGCGGAGGTCACTgctggaggcggaggatgCAGCGTGGCTCGGCAATGCCAAGACATCCGCCTGCAGCAACATCTCGCCAGCACGAGGGCGGACGCCGTCCACATGGGAAGATCAAGGGAGGAGGCCGCTGTCGCAGATGGAGGATGCAGCGCGGCTCACCGGCGCCAAGATGGACGCCGCGATGGCGGAGCAAGATCTGCTTCTCATCGTCTTCAAGGGGCACGGAGGAGGCAAACATCGATGGAATCACAGGGATAGGCTTCCTGGTTGAGCGTGTTAACGGCGGCAAGAAGCTCTGCCCGGAAGTTCCACGCGTCTACAATGTTCATTGCTGCCTTCAATTCCTTTCCTCTTGAGAAAGGCCATCACCTCCCGTATCAAACACCACGCCAGCATCTTCACTGTTGAAGCTCTGACTCTCTACTGTTCACCATCTTGTGCAGGTGGTTTGGTGCTTGGTGAGCTCTCAACTTTGATGCACACACAGGATGCACACATGTTATCAATTAAGACTTTATCATATTCGGCTGTTCATATTGATGCTACCATGGATGTTGCTAGAACCAGGTGTTGTTCATAGTTATGCTACCCCACAGACATGCTAATTATTTTGCTAGATCTATAGGTATTGTGCATACATGCTACCATTGAGACATGCTGACATGTTTGGATTATTCTTGCAGTATCGATCCAACACAGGACCATGACTTGTTTGTATTCGATCGATGTTATGTTATGCTTGATACTATAGTACTGACATGTGATTCTTTGTGTATTATAGAACAATTTTAAACCTTATGCCAATTTTTAGCATTGCTATTGCCAGTTACATGCTTCTTATTTTATAGATG contains:
- the LOC100832612 gene encoding protein ACCELERATED CELL DEATH 6-like, with the translated sequence MLLEWNNDLTTQRDENGRTPLHFAAALVRQSKRGSICWQVLEANPAALYQSDNDGLFPIHVAASVGERGTITMFLNKSPSSAGLHDTKGRTFLHVAAEKKKVGIVSYGCRNQSLSWILNMQDNDGNTALHLAIQAGSLLMFCALVGNRQIHLNLTNKKGQTPLDISRCEIPPGLFDDKNSETKIHFALKVANARSGACGCDNFEEPYSHRLKHNAREESEKARESTQTLCIGVVLIATVTFGAIFALPGGYRADEHTDGGTPTLAGRYSFDAFIIASTFAFMFSSVATLSLMYSGYSILNPQSRRIYLVVALYFGSTSVTCFTAAFALGMYMVLAPIAYKTAIAICVTSPLVVLCNKLEFWLKWSLLARPLCTRIGIIRTLVIVAQRILFNLFMEFWPFIFIFVWAAYTRNQL